Proteins encoded by one window of Bacillus rossius redtenbacheri isolate Brsri chromosome 14, Brsri_v3, whole genome shotgun sequence:
- the LOC134539092 gene encoding carboxylesterase 4A-like: MWCGVQLALALLAAAAGAGAAPEVLLPGLGAARGSSTASRWRRRPVFQFQGLPFARPPTGRLRFKPPEPPVPWDGVLDATKFNRKCPTSLVDSTYDVLDVNDTGHPEDCLHINVYTPSLNTSGSGLPVMVFFHGGSFRVGSARDFRPEFLLDRDILLVVPQYRLGPLGFLCLQTEDVPGNVGLLDHISALRWVQSYIHHFGGDPGSVTVFGQSAGGASVTLLMVSPLVEQGLFSRVIAQSGSAYGTWVMDPEPVEHARSIATLANCSQQNLTELASCLREVDTHDLLNAHSSFLYRDLKSGGRGTGGNHVVVQEESVGARSRFLVEQPAVSFAQGRFHRVPLMGGVTKHEGSFILGNIYDIILQTRKLTHDFEYLSRNLTRDTLRFGGIEDATGMVEQVLVQKYFHNGELGYFDKMTPGLVDICGVALLKASTFRMVQENSRARPSYMYSFNYHGRHTMFGYGEEVDYPFPGGVAHSDDLIYLFPHDDKNLSGPELAVARTMVQLWTNFAATGSPAPAEGVPAWPPIADQKGPYLRIDAASAVGENFLDEYLAASLQGLAYSSSSSSAAPYSSVAALVALVVSCGVALV, translated from the exons ATGTGGTGCGGGGTCCAGCTCGCCCTGGCgctgctggcggcggcggcgggggcgggggccGCCCCCGAGGTGCTGCTGCCGGGGCTGGGGGCGGCGCGCGGCTCCTCCACCGCCTCCCGCTGGAGACGGCGCCCCGTCTTCCAGTTCCAGGGTCTGCCGTTCGCGCGGCCGCCGACGGGACGTCTCAGGTTCAAG CCTCCAGAACCACCAGTCCCATGGGATGGTGTTTTGGACGCCACAAAGTTCAATCGGAAGTGTCCAACGTCACTGGTAGACTCTACATACGACGTTTTAGACGTAAACGACACCGGACATCCAGAGGACTGTCTCCACATCAACGTGTATACGCCCAGC CTGAACACGTCGGGCAGTGGGCTTCCCGTGATGGTGTTCTTCCACGGGGGCTCATTCAGGGTCGGCTCGGCCAGAGACTTCCGACCTGAGTTCCTCCTGGACAGGGACATCCTGCTGGTGGTGCCTCAGTACAGGCTGGGCCCTCTAG GGTTCCTGTGCCTGCAGACTGAGGATGTCCCGGGAAACGTGGGGCTGCTGGACCACATCTCGGCGCTGCGGTGGGTCCAGAGCTACATCCACCACTTTGGCGGGGACCCGGGCTCCGTCACCGTTTTCGGCCAGAGCGCCGGCGGCGCGTCGGTAACCCTGCTCATGGTCAGCCCTCTGGTGGAGCAGG GCCTGTTCTCCCGGGTGATCGCGCAGAGCGGCAGCGCCTATGGCACGTGGGTCATGGACCCGGAGCCCGTCGAGCACGCGCGCAGCATCGCCACGCTGGCCAACTGCAGCCAGCAGAACCTCACCGAGCTGGCGAGCTGCCTCAGGGAGGTCGACACTCACGACCTGCTCAATGCTCACTCCAGCTTCCTG TACAGGGACCTGAAGTCGGGTGGCCGTGGTACGGGAGGCAACCACGTGGTGGTCCAGGAGGAGTCTGTGGGCGCGCGCAGCCGCTTCCTGGTCGAGCAGCCCGCCGTCAGCTTCGCGCAGGGCCGCTTCCACCGGGTGCCACTCATGGGTGGCGTCACCAAGCACGAGGGCAGTTTCATCCTGGGCA ACATTTACGACATAATCCTGCAGACAAGGAAGCTCACTCACGATTTCGAGTACTTGAGTCGAAACCTCACGAGGGATACGCTTAGGTTCGGAG GCATAGAAGACGCGACAGGCATGGTGGAACAGGTTCTCGTGCAGAAGTACTTCCACAACGGGGAACTCGGCTACTTCGACAAGATGACGCCTGGTCTCGTTGAT ATATGCGGCGTGGCGCTCCTGAAGGCCTCCACGTTCCGCATGGTGCAGGAGAACAGTCGCGCGCGGCCCAGCTACATGTACTCCTTCAACTACCACGGCCGCCACACCATGTTCGGCTACGGCGAGGAGGTGGACTACCCCTTCCCTGGAG GTGTGGCGCACTCGGACGACCTCATCTACCTGTTCCCTCACGACGACAAGAACCTCAGCGGGCCGGAGCTGGCCGTGGCGAGGACCATGGTGCAGCTGTGGACCAACTTCGCCGCCACGGG GTCCCCGGCGCCGGCGGAGGGAGTCCCCGCGTGGCCCCCCATCGCGGACCAGAAGGGGCCCTACCTGCGCATCGACGCGGCCAGCGCCGTCGGCGAGAACTTCCTGGACGAGTACCTGGCGGCGTCTCTGCAGGGCCTGGCCTactcgtcgtcgtcgtcgtcggcggCGCCTTACTCTAGCGTCGCGGCGCTGGTAGCTCTGGTCGTCTCCTGCGGCGTCGCCCTCGtgtga